A region from the Acidobacteriota bacterium genome encodes:
- the pgsA gene encoding CDP-diacylglycerol--glycerol-3-phosphate 3-phosphatidyltransferase, giving the protein MNLPNSITLIRIFLVPLLVVVLLTKPQGGLVLGLSSQMAGAAIFGLASLTDWLDGYVARRRKQVTQLGQLMDPVADKLLTAAAFISLVQMGATPAWMVAVIIGRELAVTALRGIAYSRGTVIASSPLGKLKMAFQVTAILLLILGHEAYEPFFRLGQVAMWLVLLTSIVSAVDYYRNFNRALNS; this is encoded by the coding sequence ATGAACCTGCCCAACAGCATCACGCTCATCAGGATCTTCCTGGTTCCGCTGCTGGTCGTTGTCCTGTTGACCAAGCCGCAGGGCGGGTTGGTGCTGGGCCTGTCGAGTCAGATGGCCGGCGCGGCCATCTTCGGCCTCGCCTCGCTGACCGACTGGCTGGATGGGTATGTGGCCCGCCGTCGCAAACAGGTGACGCAGCTTGGACAGTTGATGGATCCCGTCGCGGACAAGCTGCTCACCGCGGCCGCGTTCATTTCGCTCGTGCAGATGGGCGCCACGCCAGCCTGGATGGTGGCCGTCATCATCGGGCGCGAGCTCGCGGTGACGGCGTTGCGCGGGATCGCGTACTCCCGCGGCACCGTGATCGCCTCATCGCCGTTGGGCAAGTTGAAGATGGCGTTCCAGGTGACGGCGATTCTGCTGCTGATTCTGGGACACGAGGCCTACGAGCCGTTCTTCCGGCTCGGCCAGGTCGCCATGTGGCTGGTGCTGCTGACGTCGATCGTGTCGGCGGTTGACTACTACCGGAACTTCAACCGGGCGCTCAACTCGTAA
- the aroC gene encoding chorismate synthase has translation MLRFLTAGESHGRMLTMILDGVPAGLALDVPAITRDLRRRQGGYGRGKRMAIESDTAVVVSGVRHGKTTGAPVTITIENRDWVNWEFTMYPDADVPPQAGGARRAPVTRPRPGHADLAGALKYGHDDLRDVLERASARETAARVAAGAVARQILAQIGVRIASHVVSIGDVAVDPATPIPFDQIAALPDDSPTRCADPTIEAHMIAAIDAARAAGDTLGGAFEVVATGVPPGLGSYSQWDLKLDGRLAQAMMSIPAIKAVGIGIGADVARLPGSRVHDEILPGRQAGRDEAPKPFSRPTNHAGGLEGGVTNGEDVRVTAYMKPIATLMSPLRSVDLETMREATAAIERSDVCAVPAAAVVGEAMVALSLCNAVIDRFGGDSIGDLRRRHTDWLDQYAARFARVPGTPSS, from the coding sequence ATGCTCCGATTTCTAACGGCTGGCGAATCTCACGGCCGAATGTTGACCATGATTCTGGACGGCGTGCCCGCCGGCCTCGCGCTCGACGTGCCGGCGATCACCCGCGATCTGCGGCGCCGCCAGGGCGGATATGGCCGCGGCAAGCGGATGGCCATCGAGTCCGATACGGCAGTGGTTGTTTCTGGCGTGCGGCACGGCAAGACCACTGGCGCTCCAGTGACCATCACGATTGAGAATCGCGACTGGGTGAACTGGGAATTCACGATGTACCCCGACGCCGACGTCCCGCCGCAAGCAGGCGGCGCCAGGCGAGCGCCGGTCACTCGGCCCAGACCCGGCCATGCAGATCTGGCTGGCGCCCTCAAGTACGGCCACGACGATCTGCGGGACGTCCTCGAGCGGGCCAGCGCCCGAGAGACCGCCGCCCGCGTGGCTGCCGGCGCCGTGGCCCGCCAGATTCTGGCGCAGATCGGCGTGCGCATCGCGAGTCACGTCGTTTCGATTGGCGATGTCGCCGTCGACCCGGCCACGCCCATCCCCTTCGACCAGATCGCCGCGCTCCCGGACGACTCGCCTACTCGCTGCGCCGACCCGACCATCGAGGCGCACATGATCGCCGCCATCGATGCGGCCCGCGCGGCTGGCGACACGCTCGGCGGCGCGTTCGAGGTCGTGGCCACTGGCGTCCCACCCGGTCTCGGCAGCTACTCGCAGTGGGATCTCAAGCTGGACGGCCGACTCGCGCAAGCCATGATGTCGATTCCGGCCATCAAGGCGGTTGGCATCGGCATCGGCGCGGATGTCGCGCGTCTGCCAGGCTCCCGTGTACACGATGAGATCCTCCCCGGGCGTCAGGCCGGCCGCGATGAGGCACCGAAGCCGTTTTCGCGGCCCACCAATCACGCGGGCGGGCTCGAGGGCGGCGTCACCAACGGCGAGGACGTACGTGTCACGGCGTATATGAAACCCATCGCCACACTCATGTCTCCGCTCCGCTCAGTCGATCTCGAGACGATGCGCGAGGCGACCGCCGCGATTGAACGCAGTGATGTGTGCGCCGTGCCAGCCGCTGCAGTCGTCGGCGAGGCCATGGTGGCGCTCTCGTTGTGCAACGCCGTCATCGATCGCTTTGGCGGCGACTCGATCGGCGATCTGCGCCGCCGTCACACGGACTGGCTCGACCAGTACGCCGCTCGCTTCGCCCGAGTTCCAGGAACGCCATCCTCATGA
- the fmt gene encoding methionyl-tRNA formyltransferase: MHRPLRVVFFGTPQFAVPSLRALLTSGHAVVGVVTQPDKPRGRGQHVTESPVKQVAREHGIPVLQPERLKDEHALAALRELAPDLGVVAAYGKILPAAVLATPPVGLINVHASLLPRYRGAAPVHRAVMAGDAETGISIMHVVQALDAGAVYKTATRPIGPDETSAEVEEDLARMGAGLLLEVIADIVSGRARPEPQDDQASTYAPRLQKEEGAIDWSATSQVIHNRVRGLQPWPLAWTWIGGRRLIVLKTRIGAGAGGAEPSSSPGVDTAAPGMIVGVSRDALTVRTGDGVLDVLLVQPEGRRAMSVRDFAAGHHLTAGTRFDDQPAVT; the protein is encoded by the coding sequence ATGCACCGGCCATTGCGCGTCGTCTTTTTCGGCACGCCGCAGTTCGCGGTCCCGTCGCTGCGCGCCTTGCTCACCTCCGGACATGCCGTGGTGGGCGTCGTCACCCAACCCGACAAGCCGCGCGGGCGCGGTCAACACGTCACGGAAAGCCCGGTCAAGCAGGTGGCTCGCGAGCACGGGATTCCTGTGCTGCAGCCCGAGCGCCTCAAGGACGAGCACGCGCTGGCCGCCCTGCGGGAACTTGCGCCTGATCTCGGCGTCGTCGCCGCGTACGGCAAGATCCTGCCGGCCGCTGTTCTCGCCACACCGCCCGTCGGTCTCATCAATGTGCACGCGTCGTTGCTGCCGCGATACCGTGGCGCGGCACCGGTGCATCGCGCCGTGATGGCTGGGGATGCGGAAACCGGCATCAGCATCATGCATGTCGTTCAGGCACTCGACGCGGGAGCGGTCTACAAGACGGCCACGCGGCCGATAGGCCCTGACGAAACCAGCGCGGAGGTCGAAGAGGACCTCGCCCGGATGGGGGCAGGGCTTCTATTGGAGGTCATCGCGGACATCGTCTCGGGTCGGGCCAGACCTGAACCGCAGGATGATCAGGCCAGTACGTACGCGCCGCGTCTGCAGAAAGAGGAAGGCGCGATCGACTGGAGCGCCACATCGCAGGTGATCCACAACAGGGTCCGCGGCCTGCAGCCGTGGCCGCTCGCGTGGACGTGGATTGGCGGCCGCCGCCTGATCGTCCTCAAGACCCGGATTGGGGCTGGCGCCGGTGGGGCGGAACCATCGTCGTCTCCTGGTGTCGATACGGCAGCGCCAGGCATGATTGTAGGCGTCTCGCGTGACGCGTTGACGGTGCGAACTGGCGACGGGGTTCTCGATGTGCTCTTGGTGCAACCCGAGGGCCGGCGAGCGATGAGCGTGCGCGATTTCGCCGCAGGCCACCACCTGACAGCCGGCACCCGATTCGACGACCAACCAGCCGTCACGTAA
- a CDS encoding PASTA domain-containing protein has protein sequence MALKTRMRSVGRLAVLVAALAATYGLFAMASMRVALRAREVSVPTLVGLEPAAATSSADSSGLTLKLEDNRPFDPKIPVGKIASQDPVAGSAVRRGRSVRIWISAGSRESLVPQLIGETERTARARVQQDGLETTGIADIKSSEYPADSVVAQDPAPGARSTRVGLLVNRGERAASFVMPDLIGVAGDEAVAVLRGRGLRVTIVGHQPYPGAPPGIILRQSPSAGFEITPDQPISLEVSR, from the coding sequence ATGGCGCTGAAAACTCGCATGCGGAGCGTGGGCCGGCTGGCCGTGCTGGTGGCGGCGCTGGCGGCCACGTACGGCCTGTTTGCCATGGCCTCGATGCGCGTGGCGCTGCGCGCGCGCGAGGTGAGCGTCCCGACCTTGGTGGGATTGGAGCCGGCCGCCGCGACGAGCTCGGCCGATTCGTCCGGCCTCACGCTCAAGCTGGAAGACAACCGGCCGTTTGACCCGAAGATCCCGGTCGGGAAGATCGCCTCGCAGGATCCGGTGGCGGGATCGGCCGTCCGTCGCGGGCGAAGCGTGCGCATCTGGATCAGCGCCGGGTCCCGGGAATCCCTGGTCCCGCAGCTGATTGGCGAAACGGAACGCACCGCGCGAGCCCGGGTGCAGCAGGACGGCCTCGAGACCACGGGCATCGCCGACATCAAGTCGTCCGAGTATCCGGCCGACTCGGTGGTCGCGCAGGACCCCGCGCCTGGAGCGCGCAGCACGCGGGTCGGCCTGCTCGTCAATCGCGGAGAACGAGCGGCCAGCTTCGTCATGCCCGACCTGATTGGCGTCGCGGGCGACGAAGCCGTGGCGGTGCTGAGAGGTCGCGGCCTGCGCGTCACCATCGTCGGTCACCAGCCGTATCCCGGCGCGCCGCCCGGCATCATCCTGCGGCAGAGTCCGTCGGCCGGCTTTGAGATCACGCCCGACCAGCCGATCTCGCTGGAGGTCAGTCGATGA
- the rsmB gene encoding 16S rRNA (cytosine(967)-C(5))-methyltransferase RsmB produces MISPARLAAYRSLRAVGDPHVDLATTIEQHRRRLTDDRDRGLAAEITLGTLRWRAALDHVIAWAGHRRIGAFDPDVLDLLRLSTYQLLHLDRVPASAVVHDAVDLCKREGKASASGAVNAILRHISRDRQHLPMPEESDQLDYLAIAMSHPRWLASRWLDHLGFEIALQWVRFNNQQAPLMLRANRLKTSRDDLARELAAVGVTTTLAQYAADGLVVTGGNPLTMPLASSGRFVVQDESSQLVAAFAGVRAGETVLDTCAAPGGKTSQMAADVEPGGRLVAADIRPRRIRLLVQTLRATGAHAVHVVAADLLTGGPFGPIFDCVLVDAPCSGLATLRRDPDVKWRRAESDLASFADRQCRMLASAAAAVRPGGRLIYSTCSTEPEENEQVVAAFLASHTDFVHEHPLESETDLPPGVMACLDQAGCLRPTPHQHGLEPFFAARLKKK; encoded by the coding sequence ATGATTTCACCTGCTCGACTGGCCGCCTATCGCTCGCTGCGTGCGGTGGGCGATCCCCACGTCGATCTCGCCACAACCATCGAACAGCATCGCCGTCGCCTCACCGACGACCGCGACCGCGGGCTTGCCGCGGAGATTACACTGGGCACGCTGCGCTGGCGCGCCGCGCTCGATCACGTCATCGCATGGGCCGGTCACCGCCGAATTGGCGCATTCGATCCGGACGTTCTTGATCTGCTCCGGTTGAGCACCTACCAACTGCTCCATCTCGACCGCGTTCCCGCATCGGCGGTCGTGCACGACGCGGTGGACCTTTGCAAGCGCGAAGGCAAAGCAAGCGCGTCTGGCGCCGTCAACGCCATCCTGCGACACATTAGTCGCGATCGCCAACACCTGCCGATGCCAGAAGAGAGCGACCAACTCGACTATCTGGCCATTGCGATGTCGCACCCGCGGTGGCTTGCGTCGAGGTGGCTCGATCATCTGGGCTTCGAGATCGCGCTTCAGTGGGTACGCTTCAACAACCAGCAGGCCCCGCTGATGTTGCGCGCCAACCGGCTCAAGACGTCGCGCGACGATCTCGCCAGGGAACTCGCGGCAGTGGGTGTCACGACCACGCTGGCGCAATACGCCGCTGACGGGTTGGTCGTCACCGGCGGCAACCCGCTCACCATGCCGCTTGCCTCGTCTGGACGTTTTGTCGTACAGGACGAGTCGTCTCAGCTCGTGGCGGCGTTTGCGGGTGTCCGTGCGGGCGAGACGGTGCTCGATACCTGCGCCGCGCCCGGCGGCAAGACATCTCAGATGGCCGCGGACGTCGAGCCCGGGGGCAGACTCGTCGCCGCTGATATCCGCCCCAGACGGATCAGGCTGCTCGTGCAAACCCTCCGCGCCACCGGCGCGCACGCCGTTCATGTCGTCGCCGCCGACCTGCTGACCGGCGGGCCGTTTGGCCCCATCTTCGACTGCGTGCTGGTTGATGCCCCGTGTTCCGGCCTGGCGACGTTGCGGCGCGACCCCGATGTGAAATGGAGACGAGCCGAGTCCGACCTCGCCTCGTTTGCCGACCGGCAGTGCCGGATGCTCGCGTCGGCCGCCGCAGCGGTGCGGCCCGGAGGGCGTCTGATCTATAGCACCTGCTCGACCGAGCCGGAGGAGAACGAACAGGTCGTCGCGGCCTTCCTGGCCTCCCACACCGATTTCGTGCACGAACATCCATTGGAGTCAGAAACCGACCTGCCGCCGGGAGTGATGGCCTGTCTTGACCAGGCAGGCTGTCTGCGACCAACCCCGCACCAGCACGGCCTCGAACCCTTCTTCGCCGCCCGCTTGAAGAAAAAGTGA
- the rpe gene encoding ribulose-phosphate 3-epimerase, whose translation MSVRIAPSILAADFAALGSCIAAAERGGADLIHVDVMDGHFVPNLTVGPPVVRSLKRVTRVPLDVHLMIEDPDRFIPAFAESGAALISVHVEVLPHLNRTISLIKELGLKAGVALNPATPVGTLEQVAADVDYVLIMTVNPGFGGQTYIRRSASKVRAMRELLDRAGNPAPIEVDGGIDEQTIADVVVAGADWIVAGSSIFHSKDPEAAVRALRAAGEAAATRRPHATRGGREA comes from the coding sequence ATGAGTGTTCGTATCGCGCCCTCGATCCTGGCCGCCGATTTCGCAGCCCTTGGCTCGTGCATTGCAGCGGCGGAACGGGGTGGAGCCGATCTGATTCACGTCGACGTGATGGACGGCCACTTCGTCCCGAATCTCACGGTGGGGCCGCCTGTCGTGCGGTCGCTCAAGCGCGTGACCAGGGTTCCGCTCGACGTCCACCTGATGATTGAAGATCCGGACCGGTTCATCCCAGCATTCGCCGAATCGGGCGCGGCGTTGATCTCGGTGCACGTGGAAGTGCTTCCGCATCTGAACCGCACCATTTCGCTCATCAAGGAACTGGGCCTCAAGGCGGGAGTCGCGCTCAACCCGGCAACCCCGGTTGGCACCCTGGAGCAAGTCGCGGCCGATGTCGACTACGTGCTCATCATGACGGTCAATCCGGGTTTCGGCGGCCAGACCTATATCAGGCGCAGCGCGTCCAAAGTACGTGCGATGCGTGAACTGCTGGACCGGGCCGGGAATCCGGCGCCAATCGAGGTCGACGGCGGCATCGACGAGCAGACCATTGCCGACGTGGTGGTGGCGGGCGCCGACTGGATTGTCGCCGGCTCGTCGATCTTCCACAGCAAGGACCCCGAGGCCGCCGTGCGCGCGCTCAGGGCCGCGGGTGAGGCCGCAGCCACCAGACGTCCACACGCCACACGGGGAGGGCGCGAGGCGTGA
- the bamD gene encoding outer membrane protein assembly factor BamD, with product MFRCVPAALLIAMTGSLLTSCAANKSVVPTGILEADKYLFERGTELLGRKKWLQSREYFRQIVDNYPQSAYRPDAKLGLGDSYLGEGTAEALVFAQNEFKEFLTFFPTNARADYAQYKMGLTHNHQMPAADRDQTETKQAVIEFALFLQRYPNSPLLGEVKAKLRESRNRLSESDYKVGFFYWRGRWYPGAIDRFRSVLTNDPEYTNRDAVYFHLADCFVKVGNPAQALPYYDKLIAEFEKSEYLVAAQNASASIKAQMASLMKK from the coding sequence ATGTTTCGATGTGTTCCGGCGGCGTTGCTGATCGCGATGACGGGGTCCCTGCTGACGTCGTGTGCCGCCAACAAGAGTGTTGTCCCGACTGGCATCCTCGAAGCCGATAAGTATCTGTTCGAGCGGGGCACGGAACTGCTCGGCAGGAAGAAGTGGCTTCAGTCACGCGAGTACTTCCGTCAGATCGTGGACAACTATCCACAGAGCGCCTACAGGCCCGACGCCAAGCTGGGACTGGGCGACTCCTATCTCGGCGAAGGCACGGCCGAGGCGCTCGTCTTCGCGCAGAACGAGTTCAAGGAGTTCTTGACGTTTTTTCCGACCAACGCGCGTGCCGACTACGCGCAGTACAAGATGGGCCTCACCCACAACCATCAGATGCCAGCGGCTGACCGCGATCAGACGGAGACCAAGCAGGCTGTCATCGAATTCGCCCTGTTCCTGCAGCGCTATCCCAACAGCCCCCTGCTCGGCGAGGTCAAGGCGAAGCTGCGAGAGAGCCGGAACCGCCTGAGCGAGTCGGATTACAAGGTCGGCTTCTTCTACTGGCGCGGGCGGTGGTATCCGGGCGCGATCGACCGGTTCCGGTCCGTGCTGACCAACGACCCGGAGTACACGAATCGCGATGCGGTGTACTTCCACCTCGCCGACTGCTTTGTCAAGGTGGGCAATCCCGCGCAGGCGCTCCCCTATTACGACAAGCTGATCGCGGAATTCGAAAAGAGCGAGTACCTGGTCGCCGCGCAGAATGCGTCCGCCAGCATCAAGGCACAGATGGCGAGCCTGATGAAGAAGTAG
- the def gene encoding peptide deformylase — translation MIRPIMKYGEHVLHRPADLVSDITGEIATLVRDMIETMYAAPGVGLAAPQIGIPLRIFVVDLSVGRNTSGLLTFVNPEFVDRDGMQLEEEGCLSLPGFNATVARPGTATVKGLDLNGKEQVVEGTELLARAFQHEMDHLDGRVFVDRLRGIQRDVIVRRIKKLARTGKW, via the coding sequence ATGATTCGACCCATCATGAAGTACGGCGAGCACGTGCTTCACCGCCCGGCCGACCTCGTCTCGGACATCACCGGCGAGATTGCCACGCTCGTGCGGGACATGATCGAGACCATGTATGCGGCACCCGGGGTTGGCCTGGCGGCGCCGCAGATCGGAATCCCGCTCCGCATTTTCGTCGTGGATCTGTCCGTTGGCCGGAATACGAGCGGCCTGCTCACGTTCGTGAATCCGGAATTCGTCGACCGCGACGGCATGCAGCTCGAAGAAGAAGGTTGCCTCAGCCTGCCCGGATTCAACGCGACGGTCGCGCGGCCAGGCACAGCCACGGTCAAAGGCCTTGATCTGAACGGCAAGGAGCAGGTGGTCGAAGGCACGGAACTGCTGGCGCGGGCCTTCCAGCACGAAATGGATCACCTCGACGGGCGGGTCTTCGTGGACCGGCTCCGCGGCATCCAGCGCGACGTCATCGTGCGGCGCATCAAGAAACTCGCCCGAACCGGCAAGTGGTAG
- a CDS encoding thioesterase family protein translates to MTASGHMSAALVRVRYAETDQMGVVYYANYLAWFEVGRTEWLRSLGWTYREMEAHGSRLPVVEAHCEYRQSARYDDEIEIRTRGELLSPVRVRFTYDVVRRADGALVAQGHTMHAATNASGRPTKLPERVRSLFA, encoded by the coding sequence GTGACGGCCAGCGGCCACATGTCGGCCGCGCTGGTGCGCGTGCGCTACGCCGAAACCGACCAGATGGGCGTCGTCTACTATGCCAACTACCTGGCGTGGTTCGAGGTGGGCCGCACCGAGTGGTTGCGGAGCCTCGGCTGGACGTACCGGGAGATGGAAGCGCACGGCAGCCGACTGCCGGTCGTCGAGGCGCACTGCGAGTACCGGCAGAGTGCGCGCTACGACGACGAGATCGAGATTCGGACGCGGGGCGAACTGCTGTCGCCGGTCCGCGTCAGGTTCACGTACGACGTCGTGCGGCGCGCCGACGGCGCGCTGGTGGCCCAGGGACACACGATGCACGCGGCAACCAACGCGAGCGGCCGGCCAACCAAGTTGCCGGAACGGGTGAGGAGTCTGTTTGCATGA
- a CDS encoding NAD-dependent epimerase/dehydratase family protein: MKALVTGAAGFIGSTLSEKLLADGASVVGLDCFTDYYPRWIKERNLAGLRQQPGFRFVESTIQAADLGALLSSTTHVFHLAAQAGVRKSWGQDFQVYTVNNIEATQVLLEACCAHAIDRFVYASSSSVYGDLAPIPMREDALPQPVSPYGVTKLAAEQLCYLYHVNYGVPTVALRYFTVYGPRQRPDMGFHRFLRAALRGQPITLYGDGEQTRDFTFVADAVTATAAAGTRGVPGAVYNIGGGSRVSINQVLDIVERLVAGPLTIRREPTQKGDMRDTYADTSRARADLGFAPSVTLAQGLAAEHRWLTSVPESH; this comes from the coding sequence ATGAAAGCACTGGTCACGGGAGCGGCGGGGTTCATCGGCTCCACGCTCTCTGAGAAACTTCTGGCGGACGGCGCGTCGGTGGTGGGGCTCGACTGCTTTACCGACTACTACCCGCGCTGGATCAAGGAGCGCAACCTGGCCGGCCTCCGGCAGCAGCCGGGTTTCCGCTTCGTCGAATCCACGATCCAGGCCGCCGATCTGGGCGCCCTCCTGAGCAGCACGACCCACGTGTTCCATCTCGCGGCCCAGGCCGGTGTGCGCAAGAGCTGGGGACAAGACTTCCAGGTGTACACGGTCAACAACATCGAAGCGACGCAGGTGCTGCTCGAAGCGTGCTGCGCGCATGCCATCGATCGGTTCGTCTACGCCTCGAGTTCATCGGTCTACGGCGATCTCGCGCCCATTCCCATGCGGGAGGACGCGCTGCCCCAGCCCGTGTCGCCGTACGGCGTCACCAAACTGGCCGCCGAACAGCTCTGCTATCTCTACCACGTGAACTACGGCGTGCCGACCGTCGCCCTGCGGTATTTCACGGTATACGGTCCCCGCCAGCGGCCCGATATGGGCTTCCACCGGTTCCTGCGCGCCGCGTTGCGGGGCCAGCCGATTACGCTCTACGGCGATGGCGAGCAGACCCGCGATTTCACGTTTGTGGCTGATGCTGTGACAGCCACGGCGGCGGCCGGTACGCGTGGCGTTCCCGGCGCCGTGTACAATATCGGTGGCGGGTCACGCGTCTCGATCAACCAGGTGCTCGACATTGTCGAACGGCTGGTTGCCGGGCCCCTCACGATTCGCCGTGAGCCCACGCAGAAGGGCGACATGCGTGATACGTATGCCGACACCTCGCGGGCCCGTGCCGATCTTGGCTTCGCCCCGTCGGTCACCCTCGCGCAGGGCCTGGCGGCCGAGCACCGTTGGCTGACGTCGGTTCCGGAATCGCACTAG